A window from Flavobacterium sp. 83 encodes these proteins:
- the galK gene encoding galactokinase: MNDILIKNTTNFFKETFGTEPQKIVLSPGRINIIGEHIDYNDGYVLPAAIDKIICFAFEKNNSNQSRIIAIDLNDEFEINLADPIGLTDNVWTNYVRGVMNQLKLKGFDFEGFNCVFSSNIPVGSGLSSSAALECGFLFGLNELFNLKIKPVDIALMGQSAEHWVGINCGIMDQFSSVMGLENKVIKIDCKTLEYEYHNANFNDYSLILFDSNVKHSLMTSAYNERREQCEEGIAIVKENFPEITSFRDCTEQHILGLQNVMSANVFKRSLFVVKEINRVKLACEALDNGEIEALGKLMFETHEGLSKDYEVSCDELDMIVDILKGEEAVVGSRLMGGGFGGCTINLIKKGNEEEIKKKLSALYFDAFGIELKIYDVKIGNGTSLYNNN, translated from the coding sequence ATGAATGATATTTTAATTAAAAACACAACCAATTTTTTTAAAGAGACTTTTGGGACTGAACCACAAAAAATTGTGCTTTCTCCCGGAAGAATTAATATTATTGGGGAACATATTGATTATAATGATGGGTATGTTTTGCCAGCTGCCATTGACAAAATCATTTGTTTTGCTTTCGAGAAAAACAATTCGAATCAATCAAGAATAATTGCGATTGATCTTAATGATGAGTTCGAAATTAACCTTGCAGATCCAATAGGATTGACCGATAATGTGTGGACAAATTATGTGAGAGGAGTTATGAATCAATTGAAATTAAAAGGTTTTGATTTTGAAGGTTTCAACTGTGTTTTTAGCAGTAATATTCCTGTTGGTTCTGGTTTGTCATCTTCTGCAGCTTTAGAATGTGGCTTTTTATTTGGTCTAAATGAACTTTTTAATTTGAAAATAAAACCAGTTGATATTGCATTGATGGGACAAAGCGCTGAACATTGGGTTGGAATCAATTGTGGAATTATGGATCAATTTTCTAGTGTGATGGGTTTAGAAAATAAAGTCATAAAAATTGATTGCAAAACATTGGAATATGAATACCATAACGCTAATTTTAATGATTATTCATTAATTTTATTTGATTCGAATGTAAAGCATTCCTTAATGACATCGGCTTATAATGAAAGAAGGGAACAGTGTGAAGAGGGTATTGCCATTGTGAAAGAGAATTTTCCGGAGATTACTAGTTTTAGAGATTGTACAGAGCAACATATTTTAGGATTACAAAATGTAATGAGTGCTAATGTTTTTAAAAGAAGTCTTTTTGTTGTAAAAGAAATCAACAGAGTAAAACTAGCCTGTGAAGCATTAGATAACGGGGAAATTGAAGCTCTAGGGAAATTAATGTTTGAAACACATGAAGGATTGTCTAAAGATTATGAAGTAAGTTGCGATGAATTAGACATGATTGTTGATATTCTCAAAGGAGAAGAAGCGGTAGTTGGTTCCCGATTAATGGGTGGTGGCTTTGGTGGCTGCACAATCAACTTGATTAAAAAAGGGAATGAAGAGGAGATTAAAAAGAAACTATCGGCACTTTATTTTGACGCTTTTGGAATAGAATTAAAAATTTATGATGTTAAAATCGGAAACGGTACATCACTTTATAACAACAACTAG